In Anas acuta chromosome 6, bAnaAcu1.1, whole genome shotgun sequence, the following are encoded in one genomic region:
- the MOB4 gene encoding MOB-like protein phocein isoform X1: MVMAEGTAVLRRNRPGTKAQDFYNWPDESFEEMDSTLAVQQYIQQNIRADCSNIDKILEPPEGQDEGVWKYEHLRQFCLELNGLAVKLQSECHPDTCTQMTATEQWIFLCAAHKTPKECPAIDYTRHTLDGAACLLNSNKYFPSRVSIKESSVAKLGSVCRRIYRIFSHAYFHHRQIFDEYENETFLCHRFTKFVMKYNLMSKDNLIVPILEEEVQNSVAGESEA; this comes from the exons ATGGTCATGGCGGAGGGCACGGCCGTGCTGAGGCGGAACAGGCCGGGCACCAAGGCCCAG GATTTCTACAATTGGCCTGATGAATCCTTTGAAGAAATGGATAGTACATTAGCTGTTCAGCAG tataTTCAGCAAAACATAAGGGCAGACTGTTCcaacattgataagatccttGAACCTCCTGAAGGCCAGGATGAAGGTGTGTGGAAGTATGAACATTTAAG ACAATTCTGCCTTGAGCTCAATGGACTAGCTGTCAAGCTTCAG AGTGAATGTCATCCAGACACATGTACTCAGATGACAGCAACTGAACaatggatttttctttgtgCAGCTCATAAAACTCCCAAAGAG TGTCCTGCTATCGATTACACCAGACACACACTTGATGGAGCTGCATGTCTTCTGAATAGCAATAAATATTTCCCCAGCAG GGTTAGCATAAAGGAATCTTCTGTAGCCAAATTAGGATCAGTGTGCCGAAGgatttacagaatattttcacaTGCTTATTTTCATCATCGGCAGATATTTGATGAATATGAA AATGAAACTTTCTTGTGTCATCGGTTCACTAAGTTTGTGATGAAGTATAATCTGATGTCCAAGGATAACCTGATTGTACCCATTTTGGAAGAAGAAGTGCAAAACTCAGTGGCAGGGGAGAGTGAGGCATGA
- the MOB4 gene encoding MOB-like protein phocein isoform X2, translating into MDSTLAVQQYIQQNIRADCSNIDKILEPPEGQDEGVWKYEHLRQFCLELNGLAVKLQSECHPDTCTQMTATEQWIFLCAAHKTPKECPAIDYTRHTLDGAACLLNSNKYFPSRVSIKESSVAKLGSVCRRIYRIFSHAYFHHRQIFDEYENETFLCHRFTKFVMKYNLMSKDNLIVPILEEEVQNSVAGESEA; encoded by the exons ATGGATAGTACATTAGCTGTTCAGCAG tataTTCAGCAAAACATAAGGGCAGACTGTTCcaacattgataagatccttGAACCTCCTGAAGGCCAGGATGAAGGTGTGTGGAAGTATGAACATTTAAG ACAATTCTGCCTTGAGCTCAATGGACTAGCTGTCAAGCTTCAG AGTGAATGTCATCCAGACACATGTACTCAGATGACAGCAACTGAACaatggatttttctttgtgCAGCTCATAAAACTCCCAAAGAG TGTCCTGCTATCGATTACACCAGACACACACTTGATGGAGCTGCATGTCTTCTGAATAGCAATAAATATTTCCCCAGCAG GGTTAGCATAAAGGAATCTTCTGTAGCCAAATTAGGATCAGTGTGCCGAAGgatttacagaatattttcacaTGCTTATTTTCATCATCGGCAGATATTTGATGAATATGAA AATGAAACTTTCTTGTGTCATCGGTTCACTAAGTTTGTGATGAAGTATAATCTGATGTCCAAGGATAACCTGATTGTACCCATTTTGGAAGAAGAAGTGCAAAACTCAGTGGCAGGGGAGAGTGAGGCATGA